A window of Macrotis lagotis isolate mMagLag1 chromosome 1, bilby.v1.9.chrom.fasta, whole genome shotgun sequence genomic DNA:
TTTAGAATGCCTAAAACATCTGGGAATTCATTGGGAACAGAAAGTTAGAAGGAAATGTAGTCAAacattgaatttattaaataaattcatatattcaAAAGTAaggcaagatatatatatatatatatatatatatttatatatttatatatgaaaactTAGAACTAAAAGTTCATCCTTcaactcaaataaagtcagatttgagatttcataaaacaaatgaaattccAAAACAGTAACCAAACTAACATGTCTATAAATGAATATTGCTTTTTAAGTTATAATTGtcattaaataaaaagtaaataggaaCACGTACACTTGGCATTTCGTTTTCTTAACAAAACGATCTTATCCACCTACTTTTTCCTCTCATGTCCTTTATCCCTACCCCTAATAAGCCATGTCTAACTGAATTTTTGACACTTTAGAGAATCTTGCTGTGAAATTATATAATCGagttcctttatttaaaaaaacaaactaaatagaAATCTCagcttttttatatttcattttacttgGTTTTATATCAGACTTAGGTGATTTTATAAGCAAGGAAATGCGCAATATTATAGACCATTCCTAGagacatttaacattttaattaaattctctattttgtATACTTCAAATTGCCTTTTTAGAAAAGGTTCCAAATTAATTGCAACTATAGTTTAAATAATCAAGATGTAAACTCCTAAGTAAGTGGAGATGCCTATagcataaaaaaaagaatacttgaaatcagaagatctgggtttgaatcttgatgCTAATCTGTCTAATtttaggcaattcatttaattctttttgccCTATTTGGACATCTGTAAAACTAAGGagtgtatgtatacacatttcTAAATTCCTTTACAAAGTGATTCTGCGACTTTGATGACAGCACTTACCTGTATGACACCTTTTATGATATATCAGCATGTGGTTTTGAGTGAATCTTGCACCACATTCATCACAGACAAAAGGTTTTTCACCAGTATGAATTCTGAAATTACAACATTCCAGCATAATTCAGAATGCTTTTTACTTCAAAGTTCATGCCTATTTGTCTTTTTCCAACTACAGTGCccccattccaatatttttgaaataaattaatttaattcaaaaccATCTTTTAACAGACAATGAAAAGGTCAAGTAAATGGAGGTATCATCTTCAGATACTAAATTTTCAGATGCTACAAAACCTCAGATACTAAAATGATTATCTGATATAATTGTATGAACACTGCtctatgaatttttatttatatctacaGATTCATATTAAAAGATCTTCATATATTTCTAGTTTAACAAAGTTTTAATAAACTTTCATAAAGTGCAAAATAATCACCACTAACTCAAATTATATtcattaaaaatccccaaatagcAAAACCAACCATAAATTTCTAAGGAACCATTTTTTAATTGCCagttttctaattctaaaaaaaatattaggacAGTATATCTCATTTTCTAAGGAACCATTTTTTGATAAACTGTCAATGTACTTTGCAATATAAGaaatttatgatggaaaattatgtcatttttatgTTATAGCACCAATCAAAACTGGGAAAATGTCCTCGAAAGGATATATGAACCCAATACTAGAAAGCAAATAAAGATGTCTGCATTAAGACTCAGACTATCATACTTTTACCTCCTGCCACCATCTCTATCCCGAAAAGgctgagaaaaataatattgccCAGCCTACCTTCTTTAAAAGTCTGTTCTTTCTGCTTCAGCAGTAGACACAGAGACCAGAGAAATTATAAGGTTTTGTTTGTCACTGATTTTACTTTTGGATGAGAAATTAGAAAAGActccagatcattttttaaaaaatgcttagagACTGTCATAGAAATTTATTAAGATTCTTTAATGCAAGGTCAACTAGATGAtagtcaaaaaataaacaaaaatctatcTCATTCTCCCTCAGTTATAGATAATACATAATTAAGCGATCATCAAATGTTTATTAACCCTTTTTAAGTGCCAAGCTTTGAactaatagtattttaaaattcaaaggagGAATTAATGCAAAAGTGTACTCAAACTGTTCGGTATCCCAACTCCTAGGTACCTTGGTGTCCTAAAGGTTGAGAAGCCTAATGCTGTCTCTAAACCTTGATTCCATTTAATTATTATAGAAGAATTAAGGTtcaacaaagagagagagatcagcCCTTTAAACcactagagatttttttttttttatgcaatgCAGGGTTATGGACAAGTGCCCTCTCCTGAAAATACTGATTAAGTTTTCCAGTTGGGATGGGAGAAGATAGTATAAATGTAACCAATTAGATCAGAtgttcttagttttatttgtgtcATGAATACTTTGGCAGTTTGGTTAAGGCAATGgaacctttctcagaataatatttttaaaaaacaaaatatacaaaataactaaGGAGATCAATTGCAttgaaatttttatcaaaatattttttaaaaaaatcatagatctgaGGTTAAGAAATTCTGCTTTACATTAAACCTGTGGAAATGATAGTTACTTCTGGCAATCCCTAGGTTGAAAAAAGGTAGTCCTCCCACAGACTCTCAAATCCAGAAACCATAAATTAATCATTCTTTCAGTCATTattaggacttgaattcaaataggTTAAAATTGGCCAAAGTCATAATTCGGTCTTGCTTTCTTCAAGCATAAAACCTGGAAATAAAAAATACTGCAATTTATAAAAGTTGCTTCCTTCTGAAGTCAAGAAGTGTTTGTTGTCCGAGTACCCACCCCTTAACCTTTCCAAAAGTACAATGAAGTCTATTCATACCTCATGTGTGTTTTCAGTGCAGAAGGTTGGGAAAACTTGGCTTCACACTCAGTGCACCCATATGGCTTATCCCCTGTATGAGTTCGTTCATGAAGCCTCAGAGCTGTTTTGGAGCTCAAGCCCTTGCCACATTGCTGGCACTGATGGCGTTCCCCACCACCTTCATGAACTTGAAGAATATGCCTTTTaacatctttcttccttttgaattttttcccacAGAGTTCACAGGGGAAGTGGCGTTCACTGCTATGTACATGGCGCTGATGGCTCTTCAAATTACATCGGTTTGCAAATGTCTGGCTGCATGTATCACAGCGATAAATTATTTCAGCAGCAATGCCATGGTTATGTTTGATATGTTTCAGGAAACTCTTCTCATAGAGAAACTCCTTTTCACAGGTGGTGCACTTAAAGTTGCTCTTTTTCTTATCATCCTCTTCCTCAGCTTTTTTCAAAGCTTCCTCTAACTCAAAGCTGGCTTCACATTCCTCATTCTTTGGCTCCACATTTTTTGTCACTGGCTCTATTAACATTTCCACATCaagtatgctttggtcttctGGAGATTTGTTCTCCCCAACATCATCTGCAACATTTTTCTGCTGTTCTCTGAGTCTCCTTGTGTACTTCTTCTTAGGGATTTCTACAAATACCTTCCTGCCAGCCAGCCTTCCACTAGCTCTTCTAATTTTAGGATAAGGAggtttcataatttcttttttcttatctactTTATCCTTTGACTTTCTCAGTGGTGTCTGTGGTATTAAACCATTGCTATTTCTTTCTACGTGGTAATCTGAAGAATCAGAAAGGCTATCAATAGTAGGGACTTCTACTACTATACTTGCCTTAGAATCAAGTAGAACATCATTAGTTTGAGAATTATTATTCTCTCCTGGCTCCTGAGACTCTGAAAAGTTCTGAAGCTCTAAAAGTACTGATTCTAACATCTGTTTCTTTAACTGAAAACAAGTTTCAGATAAGTCTAAACACTTTAGTTTTTCAGCCATTTCCAACATTCTCTGCACACGGTCTTCTTCTACCTGAACCTTTGCAGTGTAGACAAACTCAAGAAAAGAAGCAAAGTCAACAACCTGTACTTCATTTAAATATACATTTGTCCTTGTTCCATCCATCGTCGTCTCATTAAGAAACATCTCCTTAAAAAACTTGCTTGTGGCTGCCAGTACAGCTTTATGAGCCACAAATTCTTCTCGTACACCTTGATATTCCACACTGACAGTAACATCACATAAGTGACCAAGGAGACGTAACTGATGCATTTCATTCAAAAGATTAATTGGAGATGATTTGGACTGTAGCAAAACTGCACcactttccatctttcttttttctgaaaacagctttaaaaggaaaaaaaaaatagttaatagaATCCAttataacattaaaatattaacaaagtaaataaatttaaataaaaaagttagagGATATAAGTTCAAGGGTTCTTCTTCCTGCTGCTCCCTTAAATGTAGGCATAATTCAAAGTCAGGTCACTAGCTCCctttattctttctattctctctGAGAGCtctaaagtattttaattattgaCTAAGTAGAATGACTACTGTGAGATTCAACTCCATGAAAACTTCATCTCCACCCCTGGAATTATATTGGGCCTTGATAAGTGGGCTCCAGCTTTATCCTTGTCTTTCCCTACTTTAAGGCAAACTTCTTGTAGGACTAAGCATCCCTGTTTgacaataagtgcttaataatgctTTTGGTACATCTCTACCACCCACACCAAACTTGAATTCCAGTTATatatttctctttgcttgctaGGTACTTCTACTTCCAATACCCTGAAGAAAATACAATCTTTCTCTCCAAACTAATTTCCACCTTCAGATTATTCAAGAAATCATTTTTCCTAGTTAGCCTCAACTCAATTGCAGGCTTTCATCATCAACCCTCCACTACTCTGTCTCCCGAGTCTTTTTCAAACAATGtcagattaatcttcctaaaacaactTTCATTGGTTTCCTAACACTAATGCATACAATGAAAATCCTTAACCAGGCACTCCTGTTCCTCCATAACTCAGTACTTCGGAAATCATAGGTCAACATTTATCTTAGTTCTCTAAGAGACACTCCCTACTTCCCCCAAGGTGGTTGTGTTTCTACAACATTCCACAACATTCCTCTCTGCTCTTACTAGAATGCTCATGCAACTCTTTCCCAGACTTCTGGGGTATTAGTCCCTCAATTCTAATTCCAATCTCACACCTTAAATGCCGTATTCTGATCGTCATACACGCTCGTTTAGCCTGAGACTTTGTTACTTGTGTCTTTACAAACGCCCACAGACATATTTGTGTTTCATTTCCCCAGGAAGGCTGTAAGCTCCTGGAGTGCGAGGTCCTCATCTTACCCAGCGTTGTTAAAACCTTACACATGAGCAGATATTCAGATTAATGTTATTTGTGGATGTGAAGCCTGGAAACCGGGCGGCCCTAACAGGAAAACAAATGGCAAGAAAAAGTCCTAGGTAAGGCTTGGCTGGCCGGTTGGCTGCTAGAAGAACCTCGAAAAGCAGCCTGCATCCATCCCGAAGGAacctgcctcctggcttcccgaTCTGCTCAAGTCCCCTCGGCTGGGGAACCCGGTGAAAGAAGGGCCCCAGATTTCCTCAGCTTGTTTGCCCAGGCTCTGCACCTGCTGCCGGGCTCAGACCCCGGGCTGCACGAAGCCCGGCAGGGGCCCCGGGGCACTGCCCCAACCCCCTCCTGCGCCCCCCACGCGGGGCCGCGCGTCCTTCCGGGGCCCTCGCCCGCCCCCCGACGCCCGAGCCCGGGCCCGCGGGGGCGTCCCCACCACCCAGGCGGGCCGCGGGGGCCGCGGGGCTGCCAGCTGCCCTAGAGGCCGAggccgggcccgggccggggctCACTCACCCGGCGCCGCACGTCCGCCTGGACAGGGTCCGGGGAGCAGGGACGCGGGGAGCAGGCCGAGGGGAAGGAGGCGGAGGCGGCCGCCCGGCAGCTCGGCCCCCTGGCGCTCGCAGCTCATTGGCCGCCGGGGTGCCCCCTCCCCCCGCTCCGCGGCACGCGCCCGGCCCTCCCCGACCGTTGCCCCGGCCTCTTCCCTCGCCCCACTCCCCTCTCCGAGGAGGGGGTTGGGGGACGCGCTTACACAGTTCCTTTTCTATGGCGCCCGCCCACGGTAACTACCAGAGTGACTCCGGGAACGCCATCTTGGGTCACGTGACGCGACCACGCTGGGGTCACGTGACGGGCGCTTCGCGAGTGCGTCATGAGAGCTCGCCGGAGCCGCTCCCTCGGCGGCGGCTCCGTGGGCCCGGCGCGAGCCGATGCAGCGGCCCGGGGGCGCCCCCTCCCGCCAGGCGGACGCAGGTGCCGGGGCTCCCGTTCCCTCGGGCCCACCGCTCCATCCCCGGAGCCTGGGGCGGGCGCGCGGGCCGGGCCTCCTTCCGAGCCTCCACGGCGGCAGCGTCCGGCGGGCCTCGCCGGGCCTGGCCTGCAGGCTGGCCTGCCTCTCCGCACGGCGCGCCCAGTCCTGCCCCGCCGGGGCCTCAAAGCGTTTAGATACAAGGACACGCAAATCCGTGAAAGATCAGTGAAAACAGAAAATGCCGGAAGACCTTAAGGGGCCTTTAAGCAAAAAGCCTCAGGGCCACGGGGGCAGAACCCGGCTGACGTGAGGGGAAATTGTCTGCACCGAGCGGTTCCTTCTTGGAATACCAAGGACAAAATGGTTGGCAGGCCGAGATCGTGAATCCACACTAGTCTGAAGGAGGCCTAATCCATCCTGCTTCCCCATAACCACATGCCTGGCTATTTCAGTGCTAATGGCATGTACCTTAGTATTTAAGGTAGTGATATTTCAGGCAAAACTTTTTTCAatctaaaaaaatgtatataaatttgTCCCCCGTTTGTGTCATTAGGAGCAGCAGCTAGATGGGGCAGTAATAATAGATATAGacttcaaacctggcctcagatattagctgtgtgttcctgggtaagtcacttaaccctgcttgtctcagtttcctcatctgtaaaaaatgagaaggaaatggtaaatcattttgttaagaaaatcccaaatgaggtcagaagagtgggatatgactgaaatgaccgaACAACAAACTATCAATGGCTTTGCATCTTACCTagatgttttatttgttttaaacacTTGATTCCCATAGTGAACACTAATTATAGCTTAGAAAAGTTACTTTTTTATGCAGTGAATAAGTTTTACTTGTATAAAAGGATGAAACTCATTTTGATTAAAGTTTTTCCTCTGGACAAAAGCAGTAAACTGTCATTTGTCTGATCCTTTGCCTCTAGTGGTAGTGCAGTACATTTCAAGAAATGTTTTATCACCTAGCTAGAAAATGGAGGCATTTGCTACTGTCATACTGTCCTAAAGGTAGACTTCTTATTATGCATAAAGAATACTACTGGATTGtagctttaaagaaaaatatcttattcAGTAAAATAGAGAAGGGTCATTCTAAAAGTTTTAAAACAGGTAGTCAGAGcagaatgattttataaaaataaaagaacagtcTTTAAATATGATCAACACAAATACTGAGAACATAATGCTTATAGATTACATATATGTTTCAAGGttctgtgacctttggcaaggtTCTAAGTCACAGTTTCTCTGCTTAAATAAGATAAATCTTAATGAGATATGATCTAGgttttgttattttaaagaaatactaaaaatacaAACATGACACTAAAATTGTAGtttccttttgggttttttttggtgatttCCTAAACTGCTGGTAAGTTTTTAAAAACCATATAGATCCCCAAATAACtttctattatataatattaatttgcaTTATAAGAACTGTTAATACATATCATACGATTCAGCTAAGATGTTTACAAAATATAAAGCAACCACATCAATATCAATCAAGCAAAAGATAAAATTTCActtgccatttttatttatttcaaaaatctcTAAATCCAACTACTGCTTGACTCTTTCAAATTTTTATACTCAGAAAGCTTCTAAAAACCATTCTATAAGCAAACACAAATTAGTCACGGATACTATAGCATTAActtaatataaacataaatttaatagtttaaaaatggTATGTGGAATTGAATATAAAAGGATTAGTGGCATAATACATTTATAATATGTGAATATAATttccaataaataaaatctattaaaacAAATTTGTTATTACTGATGGGAGTCATATCACTTCCCAAACaataaaaacccaaaacaaaactaaatggCTATATATAGCATCAAAATGAGCCATCTTCAGTTGAATTAGGAGTTTAAAATTCCTGATCATGTTtcattatgtgattttttttttaccatgtaaAAAGCTTTGTCAATTCAGGTctcacttacacacacacacacacacacacacacacacatacacgcaaaCACACGAATGATTATTAGTACTATGGTGGCTGTGACAAGCAGTTTTCACAACTGCATTTTCTGGTTTCTATAGTCTGCCTTGGTCACCTGACCAAATTTCAGGTATTGGCTCCTCACTCATACATACATCTGATAAGGTCTCAATTTTTGACCAGTTGTGGTCTTTTTTGGTAGTAAGATCTATCAGGAAACTTCTCCAATGTGCATTTCGATCATGGATCTAATAgaacaggagaaaaaaagagcACTGGttaaaaatactcaagaaaaacCAGTG
This region includes:
- the GZF1 gene encoding GDNF-inducible zinc finger protein 1, with translation MESGAVLLQSKSSPINLLNEMHQLRLLGHLCDVTVSVEYQGVREEFVAHKAVLAATSKFFKEMFLNETTMDGTRTNVYLNEVQVVDFASFLEFVYTAKVQVEEDRVQRMLEMAEKLKCLDLSETCFQLKKQMLESVLLELQNFSESQEPGENNNSQTNDVLLDSKASIVVEVPTIDSLSDSSDYHVERNSNGLIPQTPLRKSKDKVDKKKEIMKPPYPKIRRASGRLAGRKVFVEIPKKKYTRRLREQQKNVADDVGENKSPEDQSILDVEMLIEPVTKNVEPKNEECEASFELEEALKKAEEEDDKKKSNFKCTTCEKEFLYEKSFLKHIKHNHGIAAEIIYRCDTCSQTFANRCNLKSHQRHVHSSERHFPCELCGKKFKRKKDVKRHILQVHEGGGERHQCQQCGKGLSSKTALRLHERTHTGDKPYGCTECEAKFSQPSALKTHMRIHTGEKPFVCDECGARFTQNHMLIYHKRCHTGERPFMCETCGKSFASKEYLKHHNRIHTGSKPFKCEVCFRTFAQRNSLYQHIKVHTGERPYCCDQCGKQFTQLNALQRHHRIHTGEKPFMCNACGRTFTDKSTLRRHTSIHDKNTPWKSFLVIVEGSPKNEDSHKTEQMDEDYPSPKISEKLLSFAENSHFQNLTSVQGALTALHENSPTTDMDCKSDDPVVPQEALIATTLSDLTVLHTQTDSIQPSLHTLSNIE